Below is a genomic region from Phragmites australis chromosome 20, lpPhrAust1.1, whole genome shotgun sequence.
GCCAAAGTTAGCCAACTAAGCCGTGTCTATTAGACTAGTACGAGATCTGTTACTATAGACAGTGACTGAAAGCTAGGTAGACTAGTCTGACCCGGCTAAGCATCGCCCCAACCATATCATCCGCCTACCGCCACGCCTCCACCTCTGTCACCCCGCCGCGCCTATCACTGCCCCGCCCGCCTAGTCCGTTGCCATCCTGTCGTGCCTCCACCCTAGCCACCGTCGTGCTGCCACCCGACACGGCACGACGTGCCGTGCCGCAACTGTGTCTCAACTGGGCCGTGCTTAGCCGAGCCTGTCCGTAGCAACCGCTATTTCGGCAACCGGTCGCCGGCAACGCAGCACACGCCCACACGATTCCCCGCACCTGCACTTCGCCCGCCGTGCGCCGAGGCTCCCTGCCCATCTACCACAGGCACATTTCGCGCGAGCGAAGGCCGCCGAGACCCAACCCTCCCGCGCCGCACGCGCGTCTGCCCTTCCCGCCTTCCGCTTCCGTCACCGCGTCACGTCACGTTCCCCAGCTCCGTTTCCCCACGCCTCAGTCACAGCCCGCGCggcgccccctcccccccccccccccccccacgccccCAGCCTGGCGCGCGCTAACGGTGCGCAGTGGCGCCCCACGCCGCGCGGGCCAAGCGCACCCGAGGCAAGTACAGGCAAGTCAGTGGGCGAGCCGTGACTGACAGCGCGCCAGCCCCCGACACGTACGCCCGTCCCGTCCAGTCGTCCCCGCGGGCCGCGGCTGCTCTGCTCTCACTGCTCCCGTCCGTGCCACGGTAGGCAGCTGCTGTTGGGAATCTCTCGCTTGCTCCTCCTCTCGGTTGGGCGCCCACCCCTGGAGTAGCATAAGCAACCTCGGATCCGCACCGTTTCCCACCTAATCCTATCGTAATCGCCTCCTACAGTCCCACCCCACCCTGCCCCGTAGTACCCAACAGCCTGCACCCACAGGCACAGCCGCACCCGCCCGGCCGAGAGGCAAAACTAAGGGAAAGGAGAACAGGAGAGGAGAAGGTGAACAGAAAAGGCATGgctgccgcggccgccgccacggTGACGGCGCCGGTGTCGAGCTGCAGCAAGCGCGAGAACGACAATGTGGGCGCCGGCATGTCAGTACCCCTCCCCTGCCTTGAAGAATTCCGTGCACGGCGCTGCGGGCTGACGCCCCTCTTTTGCATGCGTTTTCCACTCATCGCGTTGCGTGCGTTGGCCGTTGCTGTGCGCAGGCCGAGGAAGGCGAAGAAGGGGAGGtcgccgccggaggaggaggtggaggcgttCCTCGCCGCCGCGGAGAGCGGCGTGGCGCGGCGCTTCGCGGCCAAGTGAGTATACATAGTGGATAGTGCGTGCGTCCGAGCTCCAGATCATCTGTGCGAGCTGTGAAGCTTGGCTCCTGACCTTCCAAGCTTCGGTAGTTCCATTTTATTTATatcttgcagcagcagcagcagcagcagcagcagcagcacagcgGTGGGGGCTGCTGCTCAAGCTCTGAAATTGTCAGTGTGGTTCTGCACACTTGCACTTGCAAACAGTAAAAAATGCCAAACGAAGTTACTGCACTAGAGCAGCATGTGGCCTGCTTTGTATTGTTTTTTCTGCTGCAGCTCCGCCAGTACTGTTTAATTTCTCTTTTTGTTGAAAGGAATGTTGATAGTATTCTGACctctatctaaaaaaaaaaaagagtttggCTCGAACTTGCCACtggtcttttctttctttcttttttttttaaaaagaagcGCAGCTAGGATAGCTGCGTGGTTTCCAGTTGGGACAGGCTGTGAAGTTTTCCACAGTCCAGTGGCCCATTTCCTTTTTTTGtacttttcttaaaaaaatccaaTTTCAATTGAGCTTTGCCCTTCTTCTCTGCCAATCAGCTGTCAGACCGAGAGCTTCCCAGATCTGCATAACTTTTCTCATGCCGGCAGTGCGATGTCTAGTGTTGTAACCTTTGGATCGTTTGGTTGTGTTCAAGGTACAACTATGACGTCGTCAAGGACGCTCCCATGGACGGCCGATACGAGTGGATCCGGGtatgcccatgaagatgcctcaACGGCCAGTCAACTGTCAGATCGAACAGACCACTTGTGTGATAGTGTCCTCCTCGATGTTTCATTCGTACTGTAGCTGCCGTGTAATGCTGCTTTAGCAGTAATTATGCTCACGAGATGGCTGATAATGTCAAACCTCACCCTTGTACGTTAGACGATGCTTCACCCAATCACCCTGTAACCTCCATGCTCACGAGTCACTAGATGGCTAATCATGTGAAAAGCTCACACCTTGTTTCACTTGTAACTTTCGTGCTTAACTTGTTATGTGTTGGTCCAGATAAAAAGTAACTTGTCGTCGTGTGTTCGGTTTGCTTTGTACCCCGATTCATCTCAACCCATCAGAGCAtcagatctgcaaaaacttttCGCCTACTGAATTGTACAAAATACAAAAGAACATTCTCTGATATCAGAAAAGAGTAAGATGGGTTCTTCTATCCTCTGTAAGTATAGCAAGAACACACGAGTCAGAAGATATTCTGAACTTTTACACGAGTCCCCCCGTCTCTTTAATcaataagatcatctccaacagctacctcaaattttcattctcaaaatactattacaacatcccctatcactaacattgtagcagtactgtatcactgaatACAGGATCTGGTGGAGAtgaatttctagtgctacagtacaccacaaaatactgtagcactggaatttGCAGATTTAGAGActttgttggagatggcctaagttCTACAAATGATAACCCGAAACAGTATCACACCACTGAACAGAGCATTTTACATGAGTTCCCCCCTTAATCCAAGCAATTTATATGTGATGCGTCATTGATAAATATTGAGTTGGGTTgaatttggtttgtatgagtatgtctatgtattacaatgtacgattatgattatgattagGACTGGACGAAAATCTCGAAGTTCGTGAGCTGACTTGGCTCGTGTCTGGCTTGGCTCGTTTAGATaacgagctgagctgagctagAGTTTTAGCTCGTTTAGATAACGAACTGGCTCGCAAGGCAAATGAGCCAGAAGGCAGCCCATATAACATTGTGCAGTTCAGACCCAGTAGCCCATTTGCATTACCAAATATATACCCTCACTCCTAGGAACCATAACGCAACATCCTATTTCTATTTCTCCCGCAGCCGGTGACTCGATGAGCAGTGAATCGGCAACGCCATCCTCCGTCCATAGCAGTCCTCCGTCCCCTGTCGGCCGTCCATGATGTTCGTGCTGTCGGCCACCTAGATCCCCATCCACCTCAGCTACTCGATGTTATCGCGGACCTCTGTTCATGTCACCGAAAGTCCTCCGATGACCAAACGAGCTGGCTCGCGAGACAAACGAGCTAGCTCACGAGCATAATGAGCCGAGCTGGCTTTTTTGCTCGTTTCGTTAATGAGCTAAGCCGAGCTGGCTTTTTTGCTCGTTTCGTtaacgagccgagccgagccagcTCATTATCTAAACGAGCCGAGCTGACTCGTTATCTAGCCCTAATTATGACTAACCGGAGATGAAGAGAAATGGAGTTATAGAAACTTGTGTGCTTGTCTTAtaatgtgcaggtgatggatgcaacttggtggtcgacggcgggatgatcggggctaagtgagGGTGCTTgttgccggatgatcaaggtggccggacggagtcaaatgttatcctagctgtacatgtgGAGAGAAAGCAAAGCTTGAGAAGATTGATggagatggtgtgttgacaaaatcaagtgaaAGAGATACCAATGTAAATAACAAACCGACCTAAGGGATTAGGAGCAGGAGAGATTTGCCGGcaatcaagatcgcaagacataatatatgcatcatcatcataaaTGTTACTTGGGATGTACGAAATTTAGAAAACTTGGGATGCAAAAACTCTAGGTTACTTGAGATGCAAGAAATCTACGAAACTTGGAtgtaaaaaatctagaaaacttgTGATGCAAGaaagctaggaaacttgggATGCAAAGAAGCTcccaaggcctataaatatgaggaCATGGTTGTGAGAACCTCTTTGAGCCATACATTTGAGAGTTGAGTTTTAGGGTTTtacaagagaaagagagaaatgcTTAGGATATGGTTTAGGTGAAAGCTGTGTAtccaaaattattttgtaattaGCTAAAAATAGGTGTTTTTCTGTAAGCAATGAATATTATGTTTTCTTTTACCCgcgtgttcatcttcttcaagTTTTCCTTTCTTAGCTCTCTTGCttatttgcaagtttttcagttttgcTGTGTTTTTTCGTTTTTGTTGAAGAGCTAAATTTTTGTATCGTGTTGAATTTATTCTTTTGGTTACTAGAGAGATAAGAATCATCTATAAATTGATCGTGAACCATCAATTACCTCTAAATTCATCAACTCGAAGAGCTTCTTCACCCGGTGCCTAGTTCTTTGGATTTAAGTTCTTCCTTATCGAGTTGCAAGTTTTTATGAGCTATGACATTTAGAATGATTTTATATGAAACCTAGGGTTCAGATCCATTCATTATGAGCTATGATCAAAACAATCTTTTTGGAGATGTCTATTGTGATTTATTCTTGTTTCTCTCAGTTTCTCACTTCTGTTTTTATTTGAGATGCGTTAGATGAAAGATTAGGATAAATTATCCAAGAATTCGATGAGGTTTCTATACCACCTCTCTAGTCAGCTTTCTTGACCTACAAATACTCAACTGGATTAGAAGATTATTCGAATTCATGGCCAATTTTCGCCTCTCTATATATTGTGCATCACTATGTGCATCGGTGCTGAGGAAACATTGTACTCAGAAGGATGCTAAGCCGGAACAGTATTACAACACTGAACAGAGCACTTCATTTAAATACTCTGTCTACAAGCTTAATCCATTTCCTGGTCAATTTTCGCTCCTCCATTTACTGTGCACCACTACGTGCATATGCCATAGCTATGTGCATCATAGCATCAGTGCTGAGGAAATATGGTAGCCATTTTTATGAATCATCCAGGCAGATAATAAATCTGATAAAGAATATCAACTCCGTGTTTGTACCTATAACCTTCGAATTTATCACGGACCATCTTGCAGTGATGGGTGTAGCTCATATGTTTACAGAGCACGCCCTAAAGCTTAGCAAGGGTCTCACTGTATGATGGATCGATGCAAACAACGACCTGAAAATATAACGTTAAAAATTTGTGAGTTGCATCACAGAAGACAAAATAGGCTCGTCTGTTGTTATTATAGGTTTATAGCTAGCAACGGCCGTACCTTGCCAACACTCCTGCCAGATGAAGATACTCTACTGCATCCGCCACGGAAGCTACACCCATGAATTTCTTGGGGTCAAGGGAAACCTGTTGCATGCAGTTTGTGGTAAGCTAAGTttgaaaaagggaaaaagaataCATAAAGTGAATGTTTTTGCATCAAGCTATGAAACATTGCTGGTTGTATAGGGGAAGGCACAAAGAGTAGCATTCCCCAtactgaaataatctaattgTAAGAAGACAAACAGCGAACATGCAATGTGGAGCATACCTTTAGCTTTCCAGAGGCATACAGGTCAAAAAGTTTTTCAAGATGATCTTGCCACAGGTGAGCATATTGGATCAGGAAAAATCCAGCCTGAAAATGGAAAGGAAAGAGCTCACAATTTGTAGGGTCCGTTTAGCATTGTGCTGGCTTTTCAAAGCACACATCTCTTTTCTATATCTGGATGTGGCAGTCAGTTACAAGCATCTTTTTAAGATCCATAATAAGGTAGATTTCGGAGCGCAAAGCAGGAACCACAAACTGGCCCTTGAGAAGTACACCACGAAGGACTACCAGGTGTGACATCTATGATCTATCTATATGGCTCAATGACTGTCCATACAGAGTGTACGTATGCATGTAATTTTGAGCAAGTCAGAGTGGTACACAAATCATTGTGACTAATCAGAGTATTCTCTAGCATGAAAAGGAACCGAAACCAGAGTATTTCCATCATCCATTATGCTAGCAAGATCTTGATTTCTTAGAGGTAGAACACAATGACTGATAAACTCTTCTAAATATGAACAGTAAGTCTTGTCAGATCATAATCATCAATACATCGGCTGCATATACAATGTAAACACATCTTTTCTGTTAGTACATGCTGCAGTGATGTGAAAAGATGCA
It encodes:
- the LOC133902119 gene encoding cyclin-dependent kinase inhibitor 6-like, which translates into the protein MAAAAAATVTAPVSSCSKRENDNVGAGMPRKAKKGRSPPEEEVEAFLAAAESGVARRFAAKYNYDVVKDAPMDGRYEWIRVCP